The segment CCGCGCCGCCGGGCTGGTCGCGATCGGGCGGACCAACACGCCGGAGTTCGGCCATGGCTGCACGACCGAGCCGGTCGCCAACGGGCCGACGCGCAACCCCTGGAACCCGGCGCACATGGCGGGCGGCTCCAGCGGGGGATCGGCCGCCGCCGTCGCCGCCGGCATGGTGCCGATCGCGCACGGCAATGACGGCGCCGGATCGCTGCGCAACCCGGCGGCCTGCTGCGGCGTCTTCGCGCTGAAGCCCAGCCGGGGCCGGATCACCCTCGGCCCGGACTCGGGCGACGCGCTGTTCGGCATGGGCTGCGAAGGCGTGCTGTCGCGCAGCGTCCGGGATTCGGCGGCGGCGCTCGACGCGGTCGCGGGCCCGGCGGCCGGCGATCCCTATGTCATCGCGCCGCCCCACGCCCCCTATCGGCAGGAGGTCGATCGCGATCCCCCGCCGCTGCGGATCGCCGTCACCACCGATGCCTGGTCCGGCGCGCCGGTCGGCGAGGAAAGCCGGGCCGCCACCTGGCAGGCCGCCCGCCTGTGCGAGGCGCTCGGCCATCATGTCGAGGAGGCGCGGCCGGCGTTCGACTATGCGGAATATCGCCGCGCCAATATCGACGCCTGGGCGGCCGGCATGGTGAGCTGGGTCGACGGACTCGCCGCGATCAACGGCCGGGTTCCCGGCGACGACAATCTCGAAGCGGCGACCCTCGCCATCTACCGCCACGGCAAGGCGCTGAGCGCGGGCGAGCTGCTCGCCGTGCCGGCGGTCATGAACCGGATCAGCCGCGCCGTCGGCGACTTCTTCGAGACCTACGACCTGCTGCTGACGCCGGTCACCGCGACGCCGGCCGCCCCGCTCGGCACCTATGACCAGAATGCGCCGGGCATCACGCCCGAACGCTGGTTCGATCACAAGGGCTCGTTCACGCCGTTCCTGGCGCTGTTCAACCTCACCGGCCAGCCGGCCATGTCGGTGCCGCTCTGCCAGAGCGCGGACGGCCTGCCGCTGGGGGTCCAGTTCGCCGCCGGCTTCGGCCGCGAGGACCTGCTGTTCCGGCTCGCGGGCCAGCTCGAACGCGCCTTGCCCTGGGCCTCGCGGCGACCGCCGCTCCGCCCCTGACGCCCATCAAAGGAGACTTCATGGACCGCCTCACCGTTTGCCTGACCTTCGACGTCGATGGCATGTCGTCCTGGATCGGCACGGCAAAAAGCCGGAACCCCAGCATGTTGTCGCGCGGCGACTTCACCGTGGTGGCGACGCCGCGCCTCCTCGACCTGCTCAGGAAGCTCGACATCCGCGGCAGCTTCGCCGTGCCCGGCCACACCGCCTATGCCTTTCCCGACATGGTCAAGCGCATCCGCGACGAAGGCCATGAGATCGTCCACCATGGCTGGGTCCACGAGAACCCGGCCGACTTCGACGAGGCCGGCGAGCGACGCGTGCTGGAGAAGGGCCTGACCGCGCTCGACCGCGCGGCCGGGGTGCGTCCGACCGGCTATCGCTCCCCCGCCTGGGACTTCAGCCCGGCGACGGTGAAACTGCTGCTCGAATATGGCTTCCTCTACGATTCGAGCTGCATGGGCCATGATTTCGAAGCCTATTATCTCCGTACCGGTGATGATTGGGGGCCTGATGAACCCTATCGGTTCGGTCCGACCGTCGATCTGGTGGAGCTGCCGGTGAACTGGGCGCTCGACGATTTCCCGGCGTTCGAGTTCGTCCTCGGCATGAACCCGGCCGGCGTCATCCCCGAGGATCTCGGGCGGACCTGGAAGGCCGATTTCGACTTCGCGCTCGAACGCTGCCCGGGGGGCATCTTCAACCTCACCAACCATCCCGAGACGATCGCGCGCGGCAGCCGCCTGGCGATGCTCGAAAGGCTGATCGACCATATGCGCGGCCAGGCCGGCGTCGTGTTCGACACGCTGGGCTCCTATGCCGCGAAGTGGAAAGCCGCCAACCCGCTCGACCAGTGGAAGGCCGCCAACCCGCTCCGCACCGGGGCGAACGCGATCGTGCAGGCCGATTGAGCCACGGGGAGGCACGCCATGCGCCTGAAGGACAAGGTGGCGATCGTCACCGGCGGACATAGCGGCATCGGCCGCGGCTGCGTCGAGACGCTGATCGGCGAAGGCGCGATCGTCTATGCCGCCGACCGCACGCCCTCCCCGTTCGGCACGGACGATCCGCGCCTGACCAGCGTGGCGCTCGATGTCAGCCGCGCCGACGAATGGGCCTCGCTGGCGGCCATGGTCGCGGCGGCGCATGGCGGCCTCGACCTGCTCGTCAACAATGCCGGGATCGGCTTCTTCGAGGGCATCCACGACACCTCGCTGGAGGCCTGGAACCAGGTGATCGCGGTCGACCAGACCGGCGTCATGCTGGGCATGCAGGCCTGCCTGCCGCTGCTCCGCGAACGGCGCGGCAACATCGTCAACATCGCCTCGATCTTCGGGATCATCGCGATCCCCGGCATGGCCGCCTATCATGCCGCCAAGGGCGCGGTGACCGCGATGACGCGCAACGCGGCGATCAGCTATGCCGACTGGGGCGTCCGCGTGAACGCGATCCACCCCGGGCTGATCGACACCCCGTCGCTCCGCTCACGGGGGCCGGAGGCGGTGCAGGGCACGCTCGACGCCACGCCGCTCGGCGTGATGGGTTCCCCGCGCGACGTGGCGATGGCGGTGCTCTACCTCGGCAGCGACGAGGCCCGCTTCGTCACCGGCGCCTCGCTGGTCGTCGACGGCGGCTACACCGTCCAGTGACGCGCCTATGAGAAGGTCCGCGGGATCACCTTCTCCCAGGATTTCTCGAAGAAGACCGCGTCGCCGTCCCAGGCCTTGAACGTCGCCGTCACGACATAGTCGTCCTTCGTCATCCGGAACGACAGATGCGTGTCGACCTTGGCGTTCCAGTCGTCGCGCCGGAAGCTCTGCGACGCCCAATAGTCGCTATGGGCGCTGAGCGGATCGTCATCGGCGATGACCGACATGTCGCGCAGTTCGGAGGCCAGCACGGTCCCGACGGGATTGACGCGGAAGGCGCCCCCACCCGACCGGTTCTCGATCGTCTGCACCTCGCCGGTCCGGGTCACCGTCATGGCGGGGGGGCGATCGGGCGTCAGCACCGTCTCGGCGATATAGGGAGGGACGAACGGATCGCCGAGCGGCTTCAGCAGAGCGTCGCTCGCCCTGGGCGCGCGCACCGGCAGGATCAGCGAGCTCGCGCCCGGATAGAGGGTCAGCGTCACCGGCTCGGGCGACGGGAAGACCAGCGGCCAGTAGGAGGTCGAGATCGCCACCCGCAGGCGCGCGCCGGCTTTGAAGGCCATGCTGCAATGCTTCATCGGCACATGGACCTTGTAGCGGGTCCCCGGCACCAGCATCGCGGGATGCTCATGGCTGTCGCGATGGGTGAGGTTGAGCACGCCATAGCTGATCCGGCGCGAGGTCCCGTCGGGATGGAGCTCGTCGAGACGAACGGCGACGAGCGCCACCGGCCTGTCGACCGACAGTTCGAGGTCGACGGCGGGGAAGCCGAGGATCTCCATCCTTTCCGCGAGCGGCGCGCCGTCGAACACCAGCGAGCGGGCATCGTCGACCCGTTGGTCGGTCGGCAGCTGGACCCGCAGCAGATCGCTGTTCCCGGCGCCGGCCGGGCACCAATAGCCCGCCGCGATGCCGACCGTCTGATGTGGTGCGAGGGTCAGCGGAGCGCCCGTCTCGGGTTCCGCCGCCAGGCCCTGCCGGTTGAGGAACAGGCGTCGCGACCGGATATTGGATGACGGCCAGCCGGGCTCGGCGACCCAGCGGCCCGCCACCGTCTCGCTTCCGTCATGTGCGGCGTCGTCCTGCATCCAGGCGCGATAGGCCGGCTCCTCCATGATGCCGGTGTCGACGCCCTTGAGCCAATGGTCCCACCAGCGCCGCGCCTCGGTGAGATAGTCGATCAACGGCCCCGGGCCGCCGGTGTGCGGATAGCTGTGCCCCCATGGTCCGATCAGCGCCTTCCTCGGCACCGTCAGATGCTCCATCAGCCGGGGCACCGCGTTCGGATAGCCGTCGACCCAACCGCCGATCGCATAGACCGGGACCTGGATCGCCGCATGATCCTCGCTGACCGAGCCGTGCTTCCAGAACGCGTCGCGCGTCTGGTGACTCAGCCAGTCGGCGATCACCAGGTCGAGCCCCTCGCAGCGGGCGCGCCACATAGCGCGCCAGCGATCGCCCACCACCTGCGGATCGGGCGGATAGCCCTGGAGCGCGAAGAACACCGATCCCCACACGCCCATGTCCTGACAGATGGTACCGCCCAGATAATGGGCGTCGTCGCCGTAGCGATCGTCGGAACAGCCATGGACGAGGATCGCCTCGAGCGCGGGCGGCCGCCGCGCCGCTATCTGCAAGGCGCTGAAGCCGCTCCACGACAGGCCGGTCATCCCGACCTTTCCGGTGCACCATTTCTGCCGGGCGACCCAGGCGATGATCTCCAGGCCGTCGTCCTGCTCGACCTTCAGATATTCGTCCTTGAGCACCCCTTCGGAATCGCCCGATCCGCGAATGTCCGGGTGGATGCAGGCATAGCCGTGCGACGCGAAATAGTTGAACAGCCGGTCGTCTTCGGAGCGGGTGATGTCGCGGCGGCGATAGGGCCAATATTGGATGATCGCGGGGACCGGATTCCGGTCGGCGTCGGCGGGAAGCACGATCCGCAGGGCGAGCCGGGTCCCGTCCGACATCGTCACCCATGCCGTTTCGATGACCCTGATCTCGCGCGGTCCCATCGGGGACTGGCCGATCCCCGTGGCGGCGAGCGCGCGCGCGCCGCCCGCCGCCAACGGCGCCGCGCAGGAAAGCTCCAGTAACGCGCGGCGGGACAGGTTCCGCGCTCCCTCCCGATCGCTTCCGGAACCCATCTGCCCCTCCCCTGTCGGCTATCCTCTTGCGAACGTCAGAACCGCACCTTGGCGCGCGCGCCGAAGGTCCGCGGGCGGCCGTAATAATAGCGGTCGGCGATCGCGGTCGGGCGCGAGCGACTGACCAGCGAGATCATCCGGCTGTTGTTCAGGTTGGTGCCGAACAGGCTGAACTCCCACGGCCCCCTGTCATAGGTCACCGAGGCGTTGACCGTCTGGTAGGCGGGGATCTTGCGGCGCAGCGGATCGGCCTCGTTGAACTCGGTATAGCTGTTGCCGCGCATCTGGAAATCGCCGGAGAAGGTCAGCGATCCGTCCTCGATCGGCACGACATAGGCCGCGTTCGCCGCCACCGTATATTTGGGGAAATAGGGCACCCGGTCGCCGTCGACCGCGCCGGCATTGGGGATCGCCCCGTTCGCCTGCGCATCGGTGTAGGAGCCGTTGATGCCGATCGTCAGCGCGTCGCTGAGCTTGAAGCGGCTTTCCAGCTCCAGGCCCATGCTGCGGACCTTGCCGGCGTTCTGGGTGAAATAATAGCCGCAGTCGAGGTTGCGGTTGGTCTGCACCTTCTTCCAGTCGACGTAGAAGGCGGCGACGTTGAACGTCACGCGGCGATCGAAGAACTGCCCCTTCTCGCCGACCGTGTAGCTCCACAGATTGTCTGGGCCGAAAGTGAGCGGCGCGCTGGTCAGGCCCGCCGCCGCCAGCGCCGCGCCGCAGAAGGATGCCGGCACCGGCTGGTTGACGCCGCCATAGCGGAAGCCTCGCGCCGCCTCCGCATAGAGCATCAGATTCTCTTGCGGGCGATAGGCGATCACGGCGCGCGGGTTGAAGCCGTTGGCCTTCTCGGTCCCCGCCTGGGTCAGCGGCTGGCCTGGCGCCAGCGATCCGGCGACACCCGAGTAGAACAGGTCGAAATCCTGCTTGAAGTCGAAATAGCGCAGGCCGCCGGTCAGGTCGAACTTACCGAGCGTCAGCGTCGCCTCGCCGAACAGGGCGAACTGGTGCTCGTCGATGTTCTGCAAGCCCGAGAAGACGTCGTTGGGCTGGAACGCCTGATAGTCGGTCTGGCTGTTGAAGGTCGGATCGCCGATGATCGCGCCGAAGGTGGAGTCGAAGTCGGTGGTCGGCGTATCCTGGTAATAATGGCGCTTGGTCTTCTGGTAATAGGCGCCGACCGTCCAGTTGAACCGGTCGGACTTGGCCGACACCAGCCGGACCTCCTCGGAGAAATCCTTCACCCGGTTGTCGACGATGCCCAGCGACACGAAGGACGGGATGCCGAACAGTGCGGCGGTGTCGCCATAGTCGCTGGTGTTGTGCGTCTTGCGATCGACATAGGAGGTCGAGGCGGACAGCGTCGCGAAGCCGAAGTCATAGGCGCCGGTGACGTTGTAGATCTTCAGATTGTCGTCGAAGACCTCGGGCACCGCCGTGATGTAACTGTAGCGCGAGAAGCCCGCATAGCCGGCGTTGGTGCCGTTCACGTCAAGCTTGGCGAAGGTGAAGCTGGCGTCGAGAGTGAACTCCGGCGACGGCGTCCAACGCGCGGCGACGCGCGCCTGGGTGCTCTCGTCGCTGTTGGCGTTCTTCTTGCCCAGGCCCGTATTGTCGATGAAACCGGCGTTGCGCCCCTGATAGCCGCCGATCCGGACCGCGAGCGTGTCGCTGAGCGGAGCGTTGACGATGCCGCGCAGCCCATAGTTCAGATTGCCGTGCGCGGTCGTCGAGACAATGCCCTCGGCCGACCCGGAGAAGCCCTTGGTGTCCGGCTTGGCGGTGATGTAGCGGATCGTGCCCGCCATCGATCCGGCGCCGTAGAGCGTGCCCTGCGGCCCGCGGATCACCTCGATCCGCTCGAGATCGAACACCTTGAGCTCGGGATTGCCGCTCTGCAATGCGAGCGGCACGTCGTCGAGGTAGATCGCGACCAGCGGGCGATCCTGCACGTTGGTGACCGAGATGGTGCCGGTGGTGATGCCGCGCATGTCGACGCGGTTCACGCCGGGCTGGGTCTGCTGGACGTTGATCGACGGGGCGACGTTGGCGATGTCGGCGAGGCCGCCCTGCCCCTTGTCGGCCAGCGCGTTCGGGCTGATCGCCGAGATGGCGAGCGCGGCGCGCTGGATCGACTGGCTGCCCTGGCGGTTGGCGGTGACGATGATGTCGTCGCCGGACGGCGCTTCGCCGGAAGCTGCCTGCGCCTGGGCGGCTCCCGCCGCCAGGGCCGCGCCGATCGCGGCGATCGATGCGAAGGCCAGAACTGATTTCCCCATCTCAACGTCCCCTTTATTATCTCTTCTTGCGGCCGGTCTTGGCTTTTCCGTTCAGACCATTAGCCGAGTTGGGAGCGCATCAATCATCCGACCCGACCTAATTTTGAGGGAGTCGGACGCGATCGGCCCACGCCATCGACGGCGAGCTGCTCGCGCAGGCGATCGCAGTACCAGCTGACGAAGCGGTCGACATATTCCTCGGCCTCCGGCGAATAGGGACCGGGGACATAGCCGGCGCCGTTGACGCCGCGCTGGTTGTTCTCGGCCAGTTCGCGGTCCTGCAGGTTGGTCTCCATCCAGACATGGGTGAGGCGGTCGAGATCATAGTCGACGCCTTCGACGGCATCCTTGTGGACGAGCCACTTGGCGATGACGGTGGTCTCCATCGGCCCGGTCGGGATCGCCGAGAACATGAAGGCGTTGTCGCCCGCGGCGTGGCAGAAGCTGTTCGGCTCGGTCGCCCAGCGCAGCGTGCCGATGTCGCCGCCACAGGCCTCCACCATCGGCTTCGCCACCAGCGGCGTCCCGTCGAGCGAGAAGGACTTCGCACCGGGGTTCAGCGGGAAGCGGGCGACGTGCCACCAGTCGCCGCTGCGTGGGCCGACCTCCAGCCCGGCGGCCGCCATCCGCTCGGCATAGCGGGCGAACAGCTCCACCTCGTCCTTCTCGGTGCTGTCGGCGGCGCTGACCGGGAAGGCGATCTTCAGTTCGGGATGGCAGGCCGCGCAATGGTGGCATTCGCGGCCATTCTCCATCACCAGCTTCCAGTTCGCCTTGTCGACGATGGCGATGCTGGTGGCGAGCCTGGCCTCGGCCAGCCGGTGCGGCGCCAGCATCGGTTCCAGCGCCGCGCGGAACGGCGCGAAGTCGGGCGCATGCGCGGGCGAGAGGCAGACATAGACGCAGCCGCCGACGCATTCGACGCCGATCGGGTTCAGCCCGTGCCGGTCCTTGTCGAAATCGGCCGCCATCCTCGCCGCGCTCAGCAGCCGGCCGTCGGTGCCGTAGGTCCACTGGTGATAGGGGCAGACGAGGCGCGCCGCGCGGCCATGGCCGTCGGCGCAGATCTGCGCGCCGCGATGGCGGCAGCTGTTGAAGAAGCCGGCGACCGTGCCGTCCTTCTGCCGCACCAGCAGGATCGGCGAGCGGCCGATGGTGAGCGCGAGATAGCTGCCCGGCTCGGCCAGTTCGGCCTCGAACCCGACCAGCAGCCACGACCGGTGGAAGATCGCCTCCATGTCATGATCGAACAGGTCGGCGTCGCGGTAGAAGGGCTGCGGCAGACTGTGGTGCGGCTTGCGTTCGTCGAGCAGCGCCTGGATTCGAGATGCTTCGATCATGAAAATACTCCCTGATCGAATATTGACGCGGAGGCCCCGGCGCGCGCCAATGCCAAATCACCAAGCACGGCATGGTATTTTGGAATGATCGATCGACGGCAGCTCCCCCTCAACGCCCTGCGGGCGTTCGAAGCCACCGCCCGCCGGGCCAGCTTCACCGCCGGCGCGCAGGAACTGAGCGTCACCCAGAGCGTGATCAGCCGCCACGTCGCCAATCTGGAGGACATCATCGGCCGCAAGCTGATCGAGCGCTCGGCGCAGGGCTTCGGGCTGACGCCGGAGGGCGAGGCGTTGTTGCCGGTGGTCGAGCAGGCGTTCGACGACATCCAGGCGGCGATGAACCGGATGGGCGCGTCGCGGACGCTGCGGGTCCATATGCCGCCGGCCTATGCCAACGCGATCGGCATGCCGCTGCTCCGCGCCTTCCGGAAGGACCATCCCGACGTCGCGATCCGCGTCGGCAGCAGCTATGTCACCGGCTCGCCCGAGGAGAAGGTCGACGTCGCGATCCTGTTCGACCATGTCCGCGGCAACCGGCCCGACCGGCACCTGCTGCGCCGCATCCGCTTCACCCCGATGTGCGCGCCCGAAGTGGCGGCGCGCGCGGCCGACCGGCCGCTCGCCGACTTTCTCGCCGGCGAGGAGCTGCTCCACGTGCTCGTCGACGGCGAGGCCTATGACCATCTCTGGACCGAGTTCGGCGCCCGGCGCGGCATGCCGATCCCCGCCGGCCAGGGCATGACCTTCGAAAGCTTCGTCTTCGCGGCCGAATATGCCGCCGGCGGATCGGGCGTCGCGCTGGGGGACGCGGGCGCCCCGGCCCCCGCCCCGCTGGTCGCGCCCTTCCCCGACGACGTGGTCGAGCTCGACTTCGGCTATTATCTGGTCGTCACGCCCGACGGGGCCGGCGACCCGATGGTCGACCTGTTCCGCCGCTGGATTCTCGGCCGGTCCGACGCGACCTGACCCATAAGAATCCCGGAAAACGGCCTCCAAACGCGCCCATCATAAAGCCGCTGGACAACACAATACAGTAGCGTATTCTGTTGAGCATCGGGAGATCATGCGCTGTCGTCGGCCGCTCATCCTCTCGCCGCCCCCATGACATCAGGAGAGGTGTTGATGGACGCAATGGTGCAGTTGGATCGGTCGCCCTGTGCTCCCTTCTCGGTCCGCCAGGGCCGCCTCGGCGGCGCGGTGTTCCTCCAGGACGTGTTCGACGTGCTGGGGGACGATCCGAAGGGAGCCGTCGTCTCGCGCCTCGTCCGCCCGAACGAGACGCTGGTCGGCGCCAGCCACCAGTTCCGCACGGGGTCCGAGACCGGCCATTGCGGACTGGTCCGCCTGGCGTCGGACCTGTTCGTGCTCAACACCAACCTCTCCTTCCAGCAGGACGCGCTCTGCCCGGTCATCGGCGAGGATTTCATCGAGCTGCACTTCCGCCTGTCGGGCCGGCTCAGCCTCTATCCCGAGCGCGACGGCATCGAGACGGTCGACGTCGACAAGGGCAGCCTGCTCGTCTGGCGCCAGCCCCATGGCATGAACATCATGGAGCGGCTGCAGGCGGACGAGCGCGAAAGCTCGATGACCATCTATCTGCGGCCATCGGCGCTCGAACGCTATTTCGGCGACTATGCCGCGACCCTGCCGGCCAATGTCGCGGTCGGGCTCGGCGCCGAGAGCAAGGGCCTCTTCTTCCTGCGCATGGCCTGCTACCCGCGCCTGATCGAGCTGGTGCGCGAGCTCTGGTCGCTCGACATCGTCCGCAGCCGCGGCCTCGTCCGCGCCGAGGCGCTGGTGATGATGATCCTGTGCGAGGTCGTCTCGATGCTGGAGGACGCGCACGACGATTCGACCAGCCTGTGCCGCCTGTCCGACACCGACGTCCGCTGCCTGCGCAAGGCCCGCGACCTGATCCGCAGCCAGTACACCCCGCCGCCGACGATCGAGGAGATCGCCCGCGCGATCGGCCTCAGCGCCACCAAGCTCAAGAGCGGCTTCAAGGCGCTGTTCGGCAAGAGCGTCTCGCAATATGCCAACGACCTGCGGATGGACCATGCGCTGGAGCTGCTGCGCAAGTCCGACATCCCGATCCTGCTGGTCGCCGAGATGCTCGGCTATGAATATCAGAACAGCTTCACGGTCGCCTTCCGGCGTCAGTTCAACGTGCTGCCCAAGGACTACCGGCGCGATCCGATGATCCTGGCCGACGCGTCCAGCGCCTGTTGAGGTGGACCGGGGGGACTATCTCGACGGGCTGCGCCGGGCCTATCTCGGCGAGATCGGGGGTGCGGCCTTCGCCCGCGCCTTCGCGGCCGGCGACCGCACGCCCGTCGAACGCGAAAGCTGCGCGCTGATGGAGCGGCTCGAAACCATGACCGCGCGCATCGTCGCGCCGCTGGTGGAAACCCGGTCGGACCGCGACGCGATCGACCGGGCCGAGCGACGCGGCGAGGCGCAGGCCGAGCAGCTGGCGACATGGGCCGCCTTCATCGACCGGGCCGCGCACGGGCTGGACGACCATGTCGACGCCTTCGCCCGGCTCCGCGACGCGGCCCCGGCCGCCGACCGGCCGGCGCTCGACCTGCTCGTCGGGCACGAGATCGCCCTCCAGCGCTTCGGCGAGGCGAGCCTCGCCGGCGACCACGATCCGAACGAACCGCTCCGCCGCGCGATCGCCGCCGCCGAGCGCCACCTGTCCGTCCGGTCCTGATCCGGGCCCACCTTCCTTCGAAAGCATCGCCATGACCTCTCGTCCCGCTGCCCGAACGTCCGACAGCATCGCGCTCATCCTCGCCGTCGCGGTGGCGAGCGGCATCGCCCATCTCGGCACCTCGACCATGCCCTTCCAGGTCGGCGCGCTGATGGACGGGCGCGGGCTCAGCGCCAGCCTGGCCGGCGTGTTCGGCCTGTTCGAGATCGGCGCGCTGGCGATCTCGATGATCCTGCTGTCGCCGGTCGTGCACCGCTTCTCCTCGGTGACGATCTCGCTGGCCGGCGCGGCGCTCGCGGCGCTCGCCCATGCGATCATGTTCCTGATCCCGGCGACCTTGCCGCCGCTGCTCGCCTGCGCGACGCTGGCCGGCATCGGCTATGGCCTGGTGTTCGCGGCGGCGATCACCGGCGCGTCGACCGCGCGCAATCCCGACCGGGTCTATGCGCTCGGCAATGTCGGGGCGATCCTGTTCATCGTCGTGATGATGATGGTCATCCCGCTCGCCAGCGCCCGGCTCGGCGCGATGGGCGCCTTTCCGGCGATCGCGGCGCTGATCCTGGTCGTGTCGCCGGCGATGCTGCGCTTCCGGTCGCGGCCCGCCCTGCTGACGCCGCCGCCGGCGCGCGTCCTGTCGCAACCCGCCACCATCGCGCTGCTGGTGATGTGGGCCTGCTATTCGCTCGGCACCGGCGCGCTGTGGAGCTTCGCCGAACGGATCGGCACCCGCCTCGCCATCGATCCCGAGATGATCGCGACGATCCTGTCCGCCAGCACCGCCTGCGGGGTGCTGGGCAGCGTCGTCGCGGCGCTGATCGGCGGCCGCCTGCCGCGCGTGCCGGCGATGCTCGTCGGCCTTGCCGGCACCGCGCTGTCCTGCGTCCTGATGGGCTATGCGGACGGGACGGTCAGCTTCGCGCTGGGCGTGCTGACCTACTGGATCTTCTACATGTACCAATATGCGCTGTTCCTCGGCACCGCGGCGATGTTCGACGCGGAGGGACGGCTCGGCACGCTCGGCGGCGGATGCGAGCGGCTCGCCTTCGCGGTGGGCGCGCCGATCGGCGGGCTGATCGTCGACCATGGCTCGTTCGGCATGCTGGGCCTGCTCGGCTTCGCGAGCTGCCTCATCACCATCCCGGTCTGCATGCCGATCGTCGCCCGTACCCTGCGGCAACGGGCCGCCGCCGCGACCGACCGATCGCATGAAAGTCCCGACCGATCGACTGA is part of the Rhizorhabdus wittichii RW1 genome and harbors:
- a CDS encoding Amidase (PFAM: Amidase); translation: MNFEDYQAHDALALAGLIRGGAVSRDEVKAAATAAVERLNPSLNAVIETFDDEPTADDGVFAGVPFLVKDLVLHRRGGLVEMGSRFARGLRTPGDTFLMERFRAAGLVAIGRTNTPEFGHGCTTEPVANGPTRNPWNPAHMAGGSSGGSAAAVAAGMVPIAHGNDGAGSLRNPAACCGVFALKPSRGRITLGPDSGDALFGMGCEGVLSRSVRDSAAALDAVAGPAAGDPYVIAPPHAPYRQEVDRDPPPLRIAVTTDAWSGAPVGEESRAATWQAARLCEALGHHVEEARPAFDYAEYRRANIDAWAAGMVSWVDGLAAINGRVPGDDNLEAATLAIYRHGKALSAGELLAVPAVMNRISRAVGDFFETYDLLLTPVTATPAAPLGTYDQNAPGITPERWFDHKGSFTPFLALFNLTGQPAMSVPLCQSADGLPLGVQFAAGFGREDLLFRLAGQLERALPWASRRPPLRP
- a CDS encoding polysaccharide deacetylase (PFAM: polysaccharide deacetylase); translated protein: MDRLTVCLTFDVDGMSSWIGTAKSRNPSMLSRGDFTVVATPRLLDLLRKLDIRGSFAVPGHTAYAFPDMVKRIRDEGHEIVHHGWVHENPADFDEAGERRVLEKGLTALDRAAGVRPTGYRSPAWDFSPATVKLLLEYGFLYDSSCMGHDFEAYYLRTGDDWGPDEPYRFGPTVDLVELPVNWALDDFPAFEFVLGMNPAGVIPEDLGRTWKADFDFALERCPGGIFNLTNHPETIARGSRLAMLERLIDHMRGQAGVVFDTLGSYAAKWKAANPLDQWKAANPLRTGANAIVQAD
- a CDS encoding short-chain dehydrogenase/reductase SDR (PFAM: short-chain dehydrogenase/reductase SDR), translating into MRLKDKVAIVTGGHSGIGRGCVETLIGEGAIVYAADRTPSPFGTDDPRLTSVALDVSRADEWASLAAMVAAAHGGLDLLVNNAGIGFFEGIHDTSLEAWNQVIAVDQTGVMLGMQACLPLLRERRGNIVNIASIFGIIAIPGMAAYHAAKGAVTAMTRNAAISYADWGVRVNAIHPGLIDTPSLRSRGPEAVQGTLDATPLGVMGSPRDVAMAVLYLGSDEARFVTGASLVVDGGYTVQ
- a CDS encoding peptidase S15 (PFAM: peptidase S15; X-Pro dipeptidyl-peptidase C-terminal domain protein) — encoded protein: MGSGSDREGARNLSRRALLELSCAAPLAAGGARALAATGIGQSPMGPREIRVIETAWVTMSDGTRLALRIVLPADADRNPVPAIIQYWPYRRRDITRSEDDRLFNYFASHGYACIHPDIRGSGDSEGVLKDEYLKVEQDDGLEIIAWVARQKWCTGKVGMTGLSWSGFSALQIAARRPPALEAILVHGCSDDRYGDDAHYLGGTICQDMGVWGSVFFALQGYPPDPQVVGDRWRAMWRARCEGLDLVIADWLSHQTRDAFWKHGSVSEDHAAIQVPVYAIGGWVDGYPNAVPRLMEHLTVPRKALIGPWGHSYPHTGGPGPLIDYLTEARRWWDHWLKGVDTGIMEEPAYRAWMQDDAAHDGSETVAGRWVAEPGWPSSNIRSRRLFLNRQGLAAEPETGAPLTLAPHQTVGIAAGYWCPAGAGNSDLLRVQLPTDQRVDDARSLVFDGAPLAERMEILGFPAVDLELSVDRPVALVAVRLDELHPDGTSRRISYGVLNLTHRDSHEHPAMLVPGTRYKVHVPMKHCSMAFKAGARLRVAISTSYWPLVFPSPEPVTLTLYPGASSLILPVRAPRASDALLKPLGDPFVPPYIAETVLTPDRPPAMTVTRTGEVQTIENRSGGGAFRVNPVGTVLASELRDMSVIADDDPLSAHSDYWASQSFRRDDWNAKVDTHLSFRMTKDDYVVTATFKAWDGDAVFFEKSWEKVIPRTFS
- a CDS encoding TonB-dependent receptor (PFAM: TonB-dependent receptor; TonB-dependent receptor, plug) encodes the protein MGKSVLAFASIAAIGAALAAGAAQAQAASGEAPSGDDIIVTANRQGSQSIQRAALAISAISPNALADKGQGGLADIANVAPSINVQQTQPGVNRVDMRGITTGTISVTNVQDRPLVAIYLDDVPLALQSGNPELKVFDLERIEVIRGPQGTLYGAGSMAGTIRYITAKPDTKGFSGSAEGIVSTTAHGNLNYGLRGIVNAPLSDTLAVRIGGYQGRNAGFIDNTGLGKKNANSDESTQARVAARWTPSPEFTLDASFTFAKLDVNGTNAGYAGFSRYSYITAVPEVFDDNLKIYNVTGAYDFGFATLSASTSYVDRKTHNTSDYGDTAALFGIPSFVSLGIVDNRVKDFSEEVRLVSAKSDRFNWTVGAYYQKTKRHYYQDTPTTDFDSTFGAIIGDPTFNSQTDYQAFQPNDVFSGLQNIDEHQFALFGEATLTLGKFDLTGGLRYFDFKQDFDLFYSGVAGSLAPGQPLTQAGTEKANGFNPRAVIAYRPQENLMLYAEAARGFRYGGVNQPVPASFCGAALAAAGLTSAPLTFGPDNLWSYTVGEKGQFFDRRVTFNVAAFYVDWKKVQTNRNLDCGYYFTQNAGKVRSMGLELESRFKLSDALTIGINGSYTDAQANGAIPNAGAVDGDRVPYFPKYTVAANAAYVVPIEDGSLTFSGDFQMRGNSYTEFNEADPLRRKIPAYQTVNASVTYDRGPWEFSLFGTNLNNSRMISLVSRSRPTAIADRYYYGRPRTFGARAKVRF
- a CDS encoding Rieske (2Fe-2S) domain protein (PFAM: Rieske [2Fe-2S] domain protein), whose product is MIEASRIQALLDERKPHHSLPQPFYRDADLFDHDMEAIFHRSWLLVGFEAELAEPGSYLALTIGRSPILLVRQKDGTVAGFFNSCRHRGAQICADGHGRAARLVCPYHQWTYGTDGRLLSAARMAADFDKDRHGLNPIGVECVGGCVYVCLSPAHAPDFAPFRAALEPMLAPHRLAEARLATSIAIVDKANWKLVMENGRECHHCAACHPELKIAFPVSAADSTEKDEVELFARYAERMAAAGLEVGPRSGDWWHVARFPLNPGAKSFSLDGTPLVAKPMVEACGGDIGTLRWATEPNSFCHAAGDNAFMFSAIPTGPMETTVIAKWLVHKDAVEGVDYDLDRLTHVWMETNLQDRELAENNQRGVNGAGYVPGPYSPEAEEYVDRFVSWYCDRLREQLAVDGVGRSRPTPSKLGRVG